GGAAGCTCGGCGGGGGACAGGTTGGTGTCACTTCGTATGTGATTCCTGTAGGAGCAATGACGTTCTGGAGAGAGCGGCTGACGAAGTTCAAGGTTGCCTACACGGAGATGGAACGGTTCGGGGAGCAGTATCTCGAATTCGATGATCCGCATGGCCTGCATCTGGAGCTGGTGGAACGGGAGGCCGGCGAGCGGAATGAATGGACCTTCGGCGGGGTGACCCCGGAGGTGGCGATCAAGGGCTTCGGCGGCGCAACGCTGCTGTCCACACAGCCTGAACAAACCGCAGAGCTGCTGGAGAAGGTGATGGGCCTCACCTATGTAGGCCAGGAAGGCGATGTCGCCCGTTACCAGTCTTCGGCGGATCTGGGCAACGTCGTTGAGCTGAAGCTGACGGCTGTACCGCGCGGGGAGATGGGAGTCGGCACCGTACATCACATCGCCTGGAGAGCGAAGGATGATCAGGATCAGCTTGAATGGCAGAAGTATGTGCATGATAATGGATATGGAGTGACACCGGTGCAGGACCGGAATTATTTCAACGCTATTTACTTCAGAGAGCGTGGCGAGATTCTGTTCGAGATTGCCACTGATCCTCCAGGCTTCGCCCATGATGAAACGCCGGAGACGATGGGCAGCAGCCTGAAGCTGCCGGAACAATACGAGCCGCACAGAGCGCAGCTTGAACAAGTCCTGATTCCAGTGACGGTAAGAGAGCTTGATTAATTTGCTTGTAACCAAAGAGGAGGCACGCCCATGATTGCCATTGATCCGCTGCAGGTCACCGAACGGGACAATTATAAGCTGCTGATCGGGAGCATAATCCCGCGTCCGATAGCTTTTGTCACCACATTGTCGGAAAAAGGGGTCTTGAACGGTGCGCCGTTCAGCTACTTCAATATCGTCTCCTCCAATCCGCCGATGATCTCTGTATCCATTCAGCATGCTGCGGGCCAGTCCAAGGATACAGCGCGGAATATTAAGCAGACGAAGGAATTCGTCATTCACATTGTAGACGGGCAGAATGTAGGGCAGGTGAACATGACTGCTGCACCCTTGCCGCCGGACCAGAGTGAGGTTGCATTAGCCGGACTGACACCTGTAGACAGCCTGCAGATTGCCGTTCCAGGCGTTCAAGAGGCGAAGGTGCGGATGGAATGTGTCCTGGAGCAATGCGTAGAGCTGCCGAATAATGATCTGATCATCGGCCGGATTGTGCAGTTTCATATCGATGAGGCGATCTACGGGCAGGGACGCATTGATCCGGTGAAGCTGGGCGCGGTTAGCCGGCTGGCCGGGAACAGCTATGCGGGGATTGGAGAGATTTTTGAGATTGAGCGGCCGGTGTAACCGTGAACCTTGGCAAGGGCAGGACACTAGTTGGATAAACGTATCTTAATTTGGCCAATCAGCAACATTAGGGGAGATTAGTTGGATAAATGCTACTTCATTTGCGAGCAAAGCTAACTAATCGGGGTGTGGCGGTATAACAGATGTCATTTTTCCAACTATTGTTCTTAAGTTCGATTATCGTTCCTAAGCAAGTGTAGAAAATCCAACTGTTACCCCGGCACATCCGCGAACAGTGCTAATAGGCAATTTAGGCCAAGTAGATACTTTGGTCTTATACCACAACAAAACCCTGGCGGAAGCGCCAGGGTTATTTATATAAGAAATAAAGATTGCATCCCTCATGGAGATATGTTACTGTTAATAAACTGTCGGCCATTTTTATATAAATGGTCAGAAGTATGACATCTTATTTATATATTAAGTATAGCAAAGGGACAGCCGGTTTGTCAACCCGCCAGTTTGGAACAATTTCATGAGCGAAAAGGAGTGTTCAGAGGATGGAGAAGACAAAGATCTGGGAGCAGGAGCAGGAGCGGCTGGAGCAGGTGAAGGAAAAGCTGAAGGCAGGGATCACCAAGCTGGAGCCGGAGGTCGGGCAGTTGAACGAACAGGCCAGGGACCTCCGCCGGGGATTCTGGGAAGAGGTCACAGTCGATACGAACTCGCAGGAGGATTTCGAAGAGAGCTTCTTCACCATCACCCAGCAGGAAGCTGTTCTATCTGAACGGGAACGCAGTCATGCGCGCAAGCTCCGGCAATGGAAAAGTATGCAGCGGCTGCTGCCGTCCCCTTACTTCGGGCGGATTGATTTCCTAGAGGAGGGGCAGCAGGCGGTAGAACAGGTATATATCGGGGTCTCCTCCTTCGCGGAGGCGGACGGCCTGAGCTTCCTCATCTATGACTGGCGTACTCCGATTGCAAGCCTATATTACGATTATCCGCCGGGCCAGGCGGCCTTCGAGACACCGGGAGGAGGACAGATTGAGGGAACGATGGAGCTGAAACGCCAGTACCAGATTCGCGGCGGCCAGCTTCAGCATCTGTTCGATTCAAGCGTGACGATTGGCGATGAATTGTTGCAGCAGGTGCTCGGCAAAGGTGCTGATTCACAGATGCGCAGCATTGTCGCTACGATTCAGGCGGAGCAGAATGCCATTATCCGCAACGATAGCAGCCGGATGCTTATCGTACAAGGAGCGGCAGGCAGCGGCAAAACTTCGGCAGCGCTCCAGCGCGTCGCCTACCTGCTGTACAAACACCGGGGACGGCTTACGGCGGACCAGATCGTACTTTTTTCGCCTAATCCGATGTTCAACAGCTATGTCTCTACTGTGCTTCCTGAGCTGGGCGAAGAGAACATGCAGCAGACGACCTTCCAGGAGTATCTGGATCTGTGGCTCGGGCAGCAATTCCAGGTTGAAGATCCGTTCGATCAGATGGAGGTTGTGCTGGCGGACCGGCAGGATGACGGTTATCAAGCGCGCCTTGAGGCGATGGCATACAAAGCATCGGGAGCATTCCTCCGCGCGCTTCAAGGGTATGCCCAGTGGCTGAAGGGGGAGGGGATGCTGTTCAATGATATCTGCTTCCGGGACCGGGTGTTAATCTCCGGGGAGCAGATCCGGGCCAAGCTCTACAGCTACGATCCGTCCATTCGGCTGCCCAACCGTATAGAGCTGGTGCAGAAATGGCTGCTCACTGAGCTGGCGAGGCTCCAGAAGGAGGAGCAGGGGGCGGCATGGGTTGAGGAAGAAATGAACTACCTCGATAATGAGCAATACGCCGAAGCTCATGGTAAGCTGCACAGAGATAAGGGCGTGTTTGACTTTGCTGAGAAATACCTCCGCTTGCAGGAGCAGCTGGTGCACAAGCGGGAGCTGGATGAAGGGGACTTCGATTATGCCGAACGGGAGGAGCAGCTGCTCAGTGAGATGAT
This region of Paenibacillus sp. FSL K6-1096 genomic DNA includes:
- a CDS encoding ring-cleaving dioxygenase, translating into MNKQTTGIHHITAIVGHPQENMDFYAGVLGLRLVKKTVNFDDPGTYHFYFGNQGGKPGTIITFFPWAGAYQGKLGGGQVGVTSYVIPVGAMTFWRERLTKFKVAYTEMERFGEQYLEFDDPHGLHLELVEREAGERNEWTFGGVTPEVAIKGFGGATLLSTQPEQTAELLEKVMGLTYVGQEGDVARYQSSADLGNVVELKLTAVPRGEMGVGTVHHIAWRAKDDQDQLEWQKYVHDNGYGVTPVQDRNYFNAIYFRERGEILFEIATDPPGFAHDETPETMGSSLKLPEQYEPHRAQLEQVLIPVTVRELD
- a CDS encoding flavin reductase family protein; the encoded protein is MIAIDPLQVTERDNYKLLIGSIIPRPIAFVTTLSEKGVLNGAPFSYFNIVSSNPPMISVSIQHAAGQSKDTARNIKQTKEFVIHIVDGQNVGQVNMTAAPLPPDQSEVALAGLTPVDSLQIAVPGVQEAKVRMECVLEQCVELPNNDLIIGRIVQFHIDEAIYGQGRIDPVKLGAVSRLAGNSYAGIGEIFEIERPV
- the helD gene encoding RNA polymerase recycling motor HelD; this translates as MEKTKIWEQEQERLEQVKEKLKAGITKLEPEVGQLNEQARDLRRGFWEEVTVDTNSQEDFEESFFTITQQEAVLSERERSHARKLRQWKSMQRLLPSPYFGRIDFLEEGQQAVEQVYIGVSSFAEADGLSFLIYDWRTPIASLYYDYPPGQAAFETPGGGQIEGTMELKRQYQIRGGQLQHLFDSSVTIGDELLQQVLGKGADSQMRSIVATIQAEQNAIIRNDSSRMLIVQGAAGSGKTSAALQRVAYLLYKHRGRLTADQIVLFSPNPMFNSYVSTVLPELGEENMQQTTFQEYLDLWLGQQFQVEDPFDQMEVVLADRQDDGYQARLEAMAYKASGAFLRALQGYAQWLKGEGMLFNDICFRDRVLISGEQIRAKLYSYDPSIRLPNRIELVQKWLLTELARLQKEEQGAAWVEEEMNYLDNEQYAEAHGKLHRDKGVFDFAEKYLRLQEQLVHKRELDEGDFDYAEREEQLLSEMIVKEQFKPLRRGIKRFTFIDMAGIYRQLFSDEAAYREMTRGAAVPEHWPEICAQTREKLDGKALLYEDATPYLYLKELIEGTRTNTQVRHIFVDEGQDYSMFQYEFLKKLFPRARMTVLGDFGQAIFTQATNLYGDGSPLLHLYGEEETRQFLLVRSYRSTYEIVEFTKRLLPGGEAIVPFERRGRKPVLAKLADDERKAERIVKNLAELQAEGYGSIAVITKTAAGSREAYERLSAVGGTEMLRLVTKDTPTFAQGIQVIPAYLAKGVEFDAVLIYDASPQAYRRESERKLFYTACTRAMHRLQLYTAGEWTPFVEGIDRELCEWVEE